One stretch of Bremerella cremea DNA includes these proteins:
- a CDS encoding xylose operon transcription regulator XylR, with amino-acid sequence MSTSLLGVPARRSIALIVQTATEWSREVLRGVADYAAEQGGWDCFIEPHGFWDVLQLPPDWRGHGVIGRLTNASLVRSISRRQLPCVNVSWMRDHSPRFPCVVSDQRACARMAASHFLDRGYRNVAYIGPAPHMRYSNVMEETIRQTLAQDEAQLHVFAYRPRDEKLREHGIRSNELGLRRWLMDLPKPVGVITWSAIVGRMVMTQCANATIEVPDDVAILCIEDDSLMSALAPVELSSLDQAGRTVGYRAAELLDRMIQGQPAPQQPIEIPPRGVFARRSSDASGFQDEIVADAIKFIRDNAGEPIQIHDVERALNVSRRVLENRFERSVGRSPAVILRRVRLERAAVLLRDTDLAIPEIALRCGFNHTESFIRSFKRTMGDVPSQFRRKNRRNDNAP; translated from the coding sequence ATGAGCACCTCTCTGTTAGGCGTCCCTGCCCGGCGCTCCATTGCTTTGATCGTACAGACGGCAACCGAGTGGAGTCGCGAAGTCTTGCGGGGGGTCGCCGATTATGCAGCAGAGCAGGGGGGATGGGACTGTTTTATCGAGCCGCACGGTTTCTGGGATGTGCTACAACTGCCGCCCGATTGGCGCGGCCATGGGGTGATTGGCCGCTTGACCAATGCGAGTCTGGTCCGCAGCATCTCTCGTCGACAGTTACCCTGCGTAAACGTCTCGTGGATGCGAGATCATTCGCCACGTTTTCCGTGTGTCGTTTCCGACCAAAGGGCTTGTGCCAGAATGGCGGCTAGCCACTTCTTAGATCGTGGCTATCGCAACGTCGCCTATATCGGCCCGGCCCCGCACATGCGATATAGCAACGTCATGGAAGAAACCATTCGCCAGACGCTGGCCCAAGACGAAGCCCAACTGCACGTCTTCGCCTATCGCCCCCGCGATGAAAAGCTTCGTGAACATGGAATTCGCTCGAATGAACTTGGCCTGCGACGCTGGCTGATGGACCTACCGAAACCGGTGGGAGTGATCACCTGGAGTGCGATTGTCGGTCGAATGGTCATGACCCAATGCGCCAACGCCACCATCGAAGTCCCGGATGACGTGGCGATTCTGTGCATCGAGGACGACTCGCTCATGTCCGCGCTCGCTCCGGTCGAGCTTTCCAGTCTCGACCAAGCAGGCCGCACGGTCGGATATCGGGCGGCCGAACTGCTCGACCGAATGATCCAAGGTCAGCCAGCTCCGCAGCAGCCCATCGAAATTCCACCACGAGGCGTGTTCGCGCGCCGCTCATCCGATGCCAGCGGCTTTCAAGATGAAATTGTCGCCGACGCCATCAAGTTCATTCGTGACAATGCCGGCGAACCGATCCAAATTCACGATGTCGAACGAGCGTTAAACGTTTCCCGTCGAGTCTTAGAAAACCGCTTCGAGCGGTCGGTGGGCCGCTCGCCGGCGGTTATCTTGCGACGCGTTCGCCTAGAACGAGCCGCCGTGCTGCTGCGTGATACCGACCTGGCGATCCCTGAGATAGCCCTCCGTTGCGGATTCAATCACACCGAATCGTTCATTCGCAGCTTCAAACGAACCATGGGAGATGTTCCCAGTCAATTCCGCCGTAAGAATCGACGGAATGACAACGCGCCGTAA
- a CDS encoding tetratricopeptide repeat protein codes for MFVVPLFFASLASAAEEKDVNSLDETLYELVPASIRDAMQDREYDTAVKLIDAQLATDEGDKEQLLYIKGRAFHFAGKYEEAVQVFEAQLKRFPDSHWARKAKFAIGLAHARRGDYRSAEIAYREQATYLLSLDRKEEVADIYLSLASVAFTCGEETKDQQEYSNALQFYQKALEVGAKPKTQDKINLQIARSNNHLGQLGPAINVYRELIDASTDSDIRLVARYELGDLLLKAGQTAEARQTWEDLLALHQGQGSELLPKAAFRLAATYHFPNPPTDQDLELGVAALKAYLAKYPEHESVPQAHFQLARAYSSRGRGDDAVAALKSFLQIKQFADTDAYADARFLLGSIYAQQNKFDEAVAAWSEYLAKHPTHSQWSEAQQQIINAQYQKAEHAYNEKNYEESRQLWREFLQRYPIDSRVQQIQFRIGKSYYEEENWNEAIATWKQLASKFPGSRISANARYQIALTTEEKLNQLADALELYKQLESTEFASAAQRRIKLLTGEQLEVATLRKFRSNQKPSIQLKTRNLEKVIVQVYPIDLETYFRKMQTTGGIENLDIALIDPAETFTFEVPEYEKYRLDTNTVEIPIHTPDGSDDGKLTDAGVVAVTITGEKREATTVALQSDLDMIVKSSRDEVFVYAQNMRTKKPWSDVRLLLSNGSEVFAEAATGDDGVYRAKRDELHGSGDIRVLGVHGGHSAANIVDLRGLEMARGLERRGYLYTDRPAYRPGQLVHLRGIIRHVQDDRYIVPAGEAYQLEVVDPRGRSLYVEEVKLSDFGSAGGFLVLPSQAPVGQYQLVMKSLKNKEDVYRANFQVAEFQLPRIFLDIELEESVYYRGEVVKGKIVAKYYHGDPVIGRNVQYRLDGKQLEAKTNQQGEISFEMPTRDLRESKVVQIQAQMLGEQAATAKSVFISAVGFTMNANVVRDTYLAGESFDVSAMVKDLDGEPLATDLTLSVLRIANDKANHSQEVLVSKHDVKSNEKGEARQTLLLEKGGRYILRFTGVDRFEHAISAQTAVHISDENDRIRLHILADRHLLKAGEKASINVHWRGEPTLALVTFEGSKILAYRLVELQNGKNDLKFDVDTFLAPNFQLAIAAMTDNEDADADQPAPLRFHTADSDFQVQRDLKITLKLPENARPGETVKATLHTTDALGNPLPAEVSLALVEKSLLDQFPPSWSKPSDFWQGNARLFAMRATSSIDFHYQPATEEINKRLLEESERLLAEREMRAELNDFSRAADSPADTAAAEVDGYSNNMPASQLVPSRGGYGGFAGERLSGGGGMGGIEGGMANQVPMSDRGYFEKAAIKKQSQMAGNYPVDDILYSVDQAEIPFDNRALQNRYTWEESKAIRQKAWVWDSDGNAQIGLQVIDANGRYLNRLMLLEQGEEANQQLIQAYITAAQKRGEIVLAGLPQQETAFWEPNLTTDKQGNATVEITLPPNSTTWKLLAKGVTVETLAGETDAELTVAKPLFADMKLPLALQSGDTIQIPVRVFKKDGQPGKVQLELEIAIGEKKITQTKTIEFQENHEHDLLIPLEIDPAAVESASPAEASFQLTVKSGDMVDVVHRSVPVRQRTYRVVRSAAGKAASDMTAIVNYPTGMPWENPQLEIVIGPNVQSDLLSVLSPPAMPLYRCGIVSATPIDTTTSNILAGLALEKLLSQSPDAGGPALDSVKASVDSAIASLIVMQNGDGGFSWSGAQTGTNRYSTARAVWALAAAKKAGHRVDTDLLQKSVYTLKNQIPQLPVGDYDSKATLLHALTEAGSGDFSLANQLHRNRPSLSAAGCAYLALTFAAMNRTDTARELADLAKSKFGQKDVAGWNSSIVEAQALYALAVWETQPKSPEMARIAKEVLQQRTGHRWQPDKATGPAMLAICGWTAGKQLAADEYQLTILVNDKEVKTLNVDANSITQTVQIPADLLKREKQETVRFQLTGRGEFTYRCQLSADVPLDKLKSDTARWNLQRYYDPAPLRFDGEEIARGFGVVRGGYRSFRNELSQLAVGEQGKVQLQLYRTNVRNDEDEQQMEYIVVTEPIPAGATIAPSSIIGNYERYEIHPGYVLFYVGAFRGSRSISYELVGIQPGDFYIGPTLAQDVYRPEALVVGTSKTFNVLPAGQTSKDEYRLTPQELYELGKRKFAQGDIAGAEKNLTELFSNWTLHNDPFRDTVKMLFDIHLQEKNPAAAVKYFEILIEKFPDEQIPFAKLLKVGDAYNELGEYERSYLVFRATVEANFMVESQVAGFLADKGEIIRSIKVMQDLLRDTPQEAYAAIAQYALATDVYSSAANAAASKEGKKLHLNRVHFQKQSLQMLEQFLTTHPEDPSADEAAFALASGMTELEQYTQTIKLCEKYSNRYPKSEHLSSFWYLTAFCHFALSQPQDALQMSAKVAESVPAAVQNSDSVAAQNRWRAIYIMGQIHHSLNQAAQAIEDYQQVKDRFVDAAQAIEYFTRQDISLEEVTSFLPTEKVELKLDYRNVKDCEVKVYRIDLMKFGLMQRNLQKITTINLAGIQPLHETTIVLGDGKDYQNKQRTIPLPVTEEGAYLIVARADNLHASGLVLVSPLKLDVNEDAVSGRVRVTVKDQTKDHYVDDVHVKVIGTHNADFVSGDTDLRGIFIGDGIQGRTTVIAQADKGEYAFFRGTTDLGPNRPEIMNLNRAADPQQRQPQAEQAKPMGQTNAKEELLRGIQSGNGIIQEEQRRNLDLYYRNDFKGGIKNFKF; via the coding sequence ATGTTCGTAGTCCCTCTGTTTTTTGCCTCTTTGGCCTCCGCTGCCGAGGAAAAAGATGTAAATAGCCTGGATGAAACGCTTTATGAGTTGGTCCCGGCTTCGATTCGCGATGCCATGCAAGACCGCGAGTATGACACGGCCGTCAAGTTAATCGATGCCCAACTGGCCACCGACGAGGGAGACAAGGAGCAACTTCTTTATATCAAAGGGCGAGCTTTTCACTTCGCGGGAAAGTATGAAGAAGCAGTCCAGGTCTTTGAAGCACAGCTCAAACGTTTCCCCGATTCCCATTGGGCTCGCAAGGCGAAGTTTGCCATCGGCTTAGCCCATGCTCGACGGGGCGATTATCGCAGTGCGGAAATTGCTTACCGCGAGCAAGCCACGTATCTCTTGTCACTCGACCGGAAGGAAGAAGTGGCAGATATCTATCTGAGTTTGGCCAGTGTCGCGTTTACTTGTGGAGAAGAGACGAAAGACCAGCAAGAATACAGCAATGCTCTGCAGTTTTATCAAAAGGCTTTGGAAGTTGGGGCGAAGCCGAAAACCCAAGACAAAATCAATCTGCAGATTGCTCGCAGCAATAACCACTTGGGGCAGCTTGGGCCGGCGATCAACGTTTATCGAGAGTTGATCGACGCTAGCACCGATAGCGACATTCGTTTGGTTGCTCGCTATGAACTAGGCGATCTCCTGCTTAAAGCCGGCCAAACAGCGGAAGCTCGTCAGACCTGGGAAGACCTGCTCGCGCTGCACCAGGGCCAGGGCTCCGAGTTGCTACCCAAGGCGGCGTTTCGTTTAGCCGCGACTTATCACTTTCCAAATCCGCCCACCGATCAAGATTTGGAGCTGGGCGTAGCCGCGTTAAAAGCTTATCTCGCCAAGTATCCAGAACACGAAAGTGTTCCCCAAGCTCACTTCCAGTTGGCTCGGGCCTACTCTAGTCGTGGGCGAGGAGATGACGCTGTGGCGGCGCTCAAGTCATTCCTCCAGATCAAACAATTTGCCGATACCGATGCGTATGCCGACGCTCGCTTCCTGCTGGGTTCGATCTATGCTCAGCAAAACAAGTTCGACGAGGCTGTCGCGGCGTGGAGTGAATATCTTGCCAAACACCCTACGCATTCTCAGTGGAGTGAAGCCCAGCAGCAGATAATCAACGCCCAGTACCAAAAGGCAGAGCACGCGTATAACGAGAAAAACTACGAAGAATCGCGGCAACTCTGGCGCGAGTTCTTACAGCGGTATCCCATTGATTCGCGCGTGCAGCAAATTCAATTTCGCATTGGAAAGAGCTACTACGAAGAGGAGAATTGGAACGAAGCGATTGCCACTTGGAAACAACTCGCCAGTAAGTTTCCTGGTAGCCGAATCTCGGCGAACGCTCGCTACCAAATTGCCCTCACTACAGAAGAGAAGCTCAACCAACTTGCAGACGCCCTCGAACTGTATAAGCAATTAGAGTCGACCGAATTTGCTTCTGCTGCTCAGCGGCGCATCAAGCTGCTTACCGGCGAGCAGTTGGAAGTCGCCACCTTGCGCAAGTTTCGCTCGAACCAGAAACCTTCCATTCAATTGAAAACAAGGAACTTGGAAAAGGTCATCGTTCAGGTCTATCCGATCGATCTGGAGACCTATTTCCGCAAAATGCAGACGACCGGGGGAATCGAGAATCTCGATATCGCCCTGATCGACCCTGCCGAGACTTTTACCTTTGAAGTCCCTGAGTACGAAAAGTATCGCCTAGATACGAACACGGTTGAAATCCCGATTCATACGCCTGATGGCAGCGACGATGGCAAACTCACCGATGCCGGCGTAGTGGCAGTCACAATCACCGGCGAAAAACGCGAAGCCACCACTGTGGCCTTGCAGAGCGACCTGGACATGATTGTGAAAAGCTCGCGGGACGAAGTGTTCGTATACGCTCAGAATATGCGAACAAAGAAGCCGTGGAGTGACGTGCGCTTGTTGCTATCCAACGGCAGTGAGGTCTTTGCTGAAGCAGCGACCGGCGATGATGGTGTCTATCGTGCGAAGCGCGACGAATTGCATGGCTCTGGTGATATTCGTGTGCTGGGGGTTCATGGAGGTCATTCGGCGGCGAACATCGTCGACCTTCGCGGGCTAGAAATGGCCCGCGGCTTAGAACGCCGTGGCTATCTCTATACCGATCGTCCCGCTTACCGGCCTGGGCAATTGGTTCATTTGCGAGGCATCATTCGGCACGTGCAAGACGATCGCTACATCGTTCCGGCAGGCGAAGCGTATCAGCTAGAGGTCGTCGATCCACGTGGCCGCTCGCTGTACGTCGAAGAGGTGAAGCTAAGCGATTTTGGTTCGGCGGGTGGTTTTCTCGTACTGCCGAGCCAAGCACCGGTCGGGCAATACCAACTGGTGATGAAGTCCTTGAAAAATAAAGAGGACGTGTACCGAGCTAATTTTCAAGTCGCTGAATTTCAGCTTCCCCGTATCTTTCTGGATATCGAACTGGAGGAAAGCGTTTACTATCGGGGCGAAGTGGTGAAAGGGAAGATAGTGGCCAAGTATTACCACGGTGATCCTGTTATTGGCCGCAACGTGCAATATCGGCTCGATGGCAAACAGCTTGAAGCCAAGACCAATCAGCAAGGTGAAATCTCGTTTGAGATGCCAACCCGCGACTTGCGGGAATCGAAGGTGGTTCAAATTCAGGCCCAAATGCTTGGCGAACAGGCCGCGACCGCCAAAAGCGTTTTCATCTCGGCGGTTGGCTTTACGATGAACGCAAACGTCGTGCGAGATACCTATCTGGCCGGCGAATCGTTTGATGTGTCGGCCATGGTGAAAGACTTGGATGGTGAGCCCCTGGCAACCGACCTAACCCTTTCGGTTCTGCGAATTGCCAACGACAAAGCGAACCATTCGCAAGAAGTGTTGGTTTCCAAACATGATGTAAAGTCGAACGAAAAGGGAGAGGCACGGCAGACGTTGTTGCTGGAAAAAGGTGGGCGCTACATTCTCCGGTTCACAGGAGTCGATCGTTTCGAGCACGCGATCAGCGCTCAGACGGCAGTTCATATCTCGGACGAAAACGATCGTATTCGTTTGCATATCTTGGCCGATCGCCATTTGTTGAAAGCGGGCGAAAAAGCATCGATCAACGTCCATTGGCGAGGTGAGCCCACTTTGGCGCTTGTCACGTTTGAAGGCTCAAAGATTCTTGCCTATCGCTTGGTTGAACTTCAGAACGGAAAGAATGATCTGAAATTCGACGTCGATACCTTCCTGGCCCCCAATTTTCAGTTGGCAATTGCCGCGATGACTGACAACGAGGATGCCGACGCGGATCAGCCCGCTCCCTTGCGGTTTCATACAGCCGATAGCGACTTCCAAGTGCAACGAGACTTAAAGATTACTCTGAAGCTGCCTGAGAATGCCCGCCCTGGCGAAACGGTCAAGGCCACGCTGCATACGACCGATGCGTTGGGCAATCCTCTGCCAGCGGAAGTTAGTTTAGCCTTGGTCGAAAAGAGCTTGCTCGATCAGTTCCCGCCAAGCTGGTCGAAGCCAAGTGATTTTTGGCAAGGGAACGCTCGTCTGTTTGCGATGCGTGCAACCTCGAGTATCGACTTCCACTATCAACCGGCAACGGAAGAGATCAACAAACGCCTATTGGAAGAATCGGAGCGTCTACTGGCCGAGCGTGAGATGCGGGCCGAGTTAAATGACTTCTCTCGCGCGGCAGATAGCCCGGCTGATACGGCGGCAGCAGAAGTAGATGGCTATTCCAATAATATGCCTGCAAGCCAATTGGTGCCTAGTAGGGGAGGCTATGGTGGGTTCGCTGGCGAGCGTTTAAGTGGAGGCGGAGGCATGGGAGGCATAGAGGGCGGCATGGCCAACCAGGTGCCCATGTCCGATAGAGGTTATTTTGAAAAAGCTGCTATCAAAAAGCAGTCGCAAATGGCCGGGAACTATCCCGTCGACGACATATTATATTCAGTCGATCAGGCAGAAATACCTTTCGATAACCGCGCATTGCAAAATCGCTATACCTGGGAAGAGTCCAAAGCGATTCGCCAAAAAGCATGGGTTTGGGATAGCGACGGGAACGCGCAGATTGGCTTGCAAGTTATTGATGCCAATGGTCGCTATCTCAATCGTTTGATGCTTTTAGAGCAAGGGGAAGAGGCGAACCAGCAGCTGATCCAGGCATACATTACCGCCGCCCAGAAGCGTGGAGAGATTGTTCTGGCTGGTCTTCCCCAACAGGAAACGGCCTTCTGGGAGCCTAACTTAACCACCGACAAGCAAGGCAACGCAACCGTCGAGATCACGCTTCCTCCCAACTCGACAACATGGAAGCTGTTGGCTAAAGGGGTTACGGTCGAAACGTTGGCTGGCGAAACGGATGCCGAGTTGACGGTCGCCAAGCCGTTGTTCGCCGACATGAAGCTTCCCCTCGCGCTGCAAAGCGGAGATACCATTCAAATTCCGGTACGTGTTTTCAAGAAGGATGGTCAACCTGGGAAGGTGCAGCTTGAATTGGAAATTGCGATCGGCGAGAAGAAAATCACGCAAACGAAAACGATCGAGTTTCAAGAGAACCACGAACATGACTTGTTGATTCCGCTAGAAATCGACCCTGCTGCGGTAGAAAGTGCTTCGCCCGCCGAAGCTTCGTTTCAACTGACGGTCAAGTCGGGCGACATGGTCGATGTGGTTCACCGTTCGGTTCCCGTTCGTCAACGAACCTATCGCGTGGTCCGTTCTGCTGCCGGCAAGGCGGCCAGCGATATGACGGCGATCGTCAACTATCCGACAGGAATGCCTTGGGAGAACCCCCAACTAGAAATCGTCATCGGGCCCAATGTGCAGAGCGATTTGCTGAGTGTGCTTTCTCCTCCGGCGATGCCGCTGTATCGCTGCGGTATTGTCTCGGCAACGCCGATCGATACGACCACCAGCAATATCCTTGCCGGGCTGGCCTTAGAGAAACTGTTGTCTCAAAGCCCAGATGCAGGTGGGCCGGCGCTCGATTCCGTCAAGGCTTCGGTTGATTCAGCGATTGCTTCGTTGATTGTGATGCAAAATGGTGATGGTGGTTTTAGTTGGAGTGGTGCTCAAACAGGCACTAACCGCTATTCAACGGCGCGAGCCGTTTGGGCATTGGCCGCCGCTAAGAAAGCAGGACATCGCGTCGATACCGACCTGTTGCAAAAGAGTGTCTATACACTGAAGAACCAAATTCCTCAGTTGCCGGTCGGTGATTACGACAGCAAGGCGACCCTTTTGCATGCGTTGACGGAGGCTGGCAGCGGCGACTTTTCGCTGGCAAATCAACTTCACCGGAATCGCCCTTCGTTATCGGCTGCCGGTTGCGCCTATTTGGCCCTTACGTTTGCGGCAATGAACCGTACCGATACCGCACGCGAACTGGCAGATCTAGCGAAGAGCAAGTTCGGACAGAAAGATGTTGCTGGTTGGAACAGTTCCATCGTCGAGGCTCAAGCACTCTACGCATTAGCCGTTTGGGAAACGCAGCCTAAGTCGCCTGAGATGGCCCGCATTGCGAAAGAAGTTTTGCAGCAGCGGACCGGACATCGTTGGCAGCCAGATAAAGCTACCGGCCCGGCGATGTTAGCCATTTGTGGTTGGACGGCCGGTAAGCAGTTGGCCGCCGATGAATATCAATTGACGATTTTAGTGAATGACAAGGAAGTAAAAACATTAAACGTCGACGCTAACAGCATTACGCAGACGGTGCAAATTCCCGCCGACCTGTTGAAACGCGAGAAGCAGGAAACGGTCAGATTTCAACTGACCGGAAGAGGCGAGTTTACTTATCGTTGCCAGCTGTCGGCGGACGTTCCGTTGGACAAGCTAAAGTCAGATACCGCTCGCTGGAATCTGCAGCGTTATTACGATCCGGCTCCACTCCGTTTCGACGGCGAAGAGATTGCTCGTGGCTTTGGTGTGGTCAGAGGAGGCTATCGCTCGTTCCGAAACGAGCTCTCGCAGTTGGCGGTTGGCGAGCAAGGGAAAGTGCAATTGCAACTTTATCGGACGAATGTGCGTAACGACGAGGATGAACAGCAAATGGAATACATTGTCGTCACCGAGCCAATCCCAGCCGGAGCGACGATCGCCCCCAGCTCTATCATAGGGAACTATGAACGCTACGAAATTCATCCTGGCTATGTCTTGTTCTATGTGGGGGCTTTCCGTGGATCGAGGAGCATCTCCTACGAATTGGTAGGCATTCAGCCAGGAGATTTCTACATTGGACCAACGTTGGCCCAAGACGTTTATCGCCCAGAGGCCTTGGTGGTGGGCACGTCGAAGACGTTTAACGTGCTTCCGGCAGGGCAGACGAGTAAAGATGAATATCGTTTGACTCCACAGGAACTTTACGAACTTGGCAAACGCAAGTTCGCTCAGGGGGACATCGCAGGAGCAGAGAAGAACCTGACCGAGTTGTTCAGCAATTGGACACTCCACAACGATCCTTTCCGCGATACGGTCAAAATGCTGTTTGATATTCATCTGCAAGAAAAGAACCCTGCCGCTGCGGTGAAGTATTTTGAAATTTTGATCGAGAAGTTCCCTGACGAGCAGATTCCGTTTGCCAAGCTGCTGAAGGTAGGCGATGCCTACAACGAATTAGGGGAGTACGAACGAAGTTATCTCGTCTTCCGGGCAACGGTAGAGGCCAACTTCATGGTCGAAAGCCAAGTTGCTGGTTTTCTGGCCGACAAAGGTGAGATTATTCGAAGCATCAAGGTCATGCAGGACTTGCTGCGAGACACGCCTCAGGAAGCGTATGCGGCAATTGCCCAGTATGCCTTGGCGACCGATGTTTATAGCAGCGCAGCCAATGCGGCGGCTTCCAAAGAAGGGAAAAAGTTGCATCTCAATCGAGTCCATTTCCAAAAACAATCGTTGCAAATGCTCGAACAATTTTTGACGACCCATCCCGAAGATCCTTCTGCGGACGAAGCTGCTTTCGCGTTGGCCTCAGGAATGACCGAGTTAGAGCAGTACACACAAACGATTAAGTTGTGCGAGAAATACAGCAATCGTTATCCTAAGAGCGAGCACTTAAGCAGTTTCTGGTACCTGACGGCCTTCTGTCACTTTGCCTTGAGTCAGCCGCAAGATGCGCTGCAGATGTCGGCGAAAGTCGCTGAAAGTGTTCCGGCGGCGGTTCAGAATTCCGATAGTGTCGCTGCCCAGAATCGATGGCGAGCAATCTATATCATGGGCCAGATTCATCATTCGTTGAATCAAGCCGCTCAAGCCATTGAAGACTACCAGCAAGTCAAAGATCGCTTCGTCGATGCGGCTCAGGCCATCGAGTATTTCACACGGCAAGATATCTCTTTGGAAGAAGTCACCAGCTTCCTGCCGACCGAGAAAGTCGAACTGAAGCTCGATTACCGCAATGTGAAAGACTGCGAAGTCAAGGTCTACCGCATCGACTTGATGAAGTTCGGCCTGATGCAGCGTAATCTGCAGAAGATCACCACGATTAACTTGGCTGGGATTCAGCCGCTGCACGAAACGACCATCGTTTTAGGGGACGGCAAAGACTACCAGAATAAGCAGCGAACGATTCCGCTGCCTGTTACGGAAGAAGGTGCCTACCTGATTGTGGCCCGTGCCGATAATCTGCACGCCAGCGGTTTGGTGCTGGTGAGTCCATTAAAGTTAGACGTGAATGAAGACGCGGTCTCGGGTCGTGTGCGCGTGACGGTGAAGGACCAAACCAAAGATCACTATGTTGACGATGTCCATGTGAAAGTCATTGGCACCCACAATGCCGACTTCGTCTCGGGGGATACCGATCTGCGTGGGATCTTCATCGGCGATGGCATTCAGGGTCGCACAACGGTGATTGCTCAAGCCGATAAAGGGGAATACGCCTTCTTCCGGGGCACGACCGACCTGGGGCCAAATCGGCCAGAGATTATGAACCTAAATCGTGCGGCAGATCCGCAACAAAGGCAGCCGCAAGCGGAACAAGCGAAACCGATGGGGCAAACCAATGCCAAAGAGGAACTGCTGCGTGGTATTCAGTCAGGCAACGGCATCATCCAAGAGGAGCAACGCCGTAACCTTGATCTGTATTATCGCAACGACTTCAAGGGGGGCATCAAGAACTTCAAGTTTTAA
- a CDS encoding alpha/beta hydrolase, producing MHGCIQPSLAHQSKTSLAGGLLAVMVLLAFLAGCSQEAEKAEPKADSPATVAQSNTPPVPAEQPIPIQQQPQMAPLGQPSAPGQIPPPENAPSQYQPRTFARQNVESTAPRQRLAAPAPNQLQQPQAIPLKAQQAQPQFAPQMMQPEAMQAPPEFARSQPMAESSLAKQMPESKSEDPFDVVEVFYGTDRAPVVWPSGVLPHKFHALLPAVTCGLLGIAVALVLTRFKQYIISGLTLLVALSGAVVVGQEGWVQYQKFDRFLSNESIVYGKQQGEMQLGLCRVSIPKSHQTGSLESPSVIHWEFEEKPEDHVMLMEVKSKEEKEFFDMLRQRAAESPHNDLLIFIHGYNVTFEDAARRTAQIAHDLEFQGAPVFFSWPSQGELLGYVTDRSNSFWTASHLKDFLLKVHQQSGAQSIHLIAHSMGNRAFGAAIESLAADLDQNQKVFNEVILAAPDVDARVFTEEIAPKLTGMSQHVTLYASQNDLALKASRAVNGYPRAGDVGANILILNGIDTIDVTKIDTSLLGHAYYGDNKSVISDIYALMQKARSPRERKWLLDMAGPSGMYWYFDPQYNVMTQNPNAPPVR from the coding sequence ATGCACGGCTGCATCCAACCATCTTTGGCTCACCAATCGAAAACCTCACTCGCTGGCGGGCTGTTGGCTGTCATGGTTCTTTTGGCCTTCCTGGCCGGCTGTAGCCAAGAGGCTGAAAAAGCGGAACCCAAAGCCGATTCTCCAGCAACCGTCGCGCAATCAAATACGCCACCGGTTCCTGCAGAGCAACCAATCCCCATTCAGCAGCAACCCCAAATGGCTCCTCTGGGCCAGCCAAGTGCCCCTGGACAGATCCCCCCACCAGAAAACGCCCCTTCACAGTATCAACCACGCACATTCGCTCGGCAAAATGTGGAAAGCACGGCACCACGACAGCGTCTCGCGGCACCAGCACCGAATCAGCTTCAACAACCGCAGGCCATACCGCTTAAAGCTCAGCAAGCTCAACCGCAATTCGCGCCACAGATGATGCAGCCAGAGGCGATGCAAGCCCCGCCAGAGTTTGCTCGTAGCCAACCAATGGCGGAATCATCCTTGGCCAAGCAAATGCCGGAATCGAAGTCGGAAGATCCTTTCGATGTCGTCGAGGTCTTCTACGGAACCGATCGCGCACCCGTGGTTTGGCCCAGCGGTGTGCTCCCACATAAATTTCACGCTCTTTTGCCAGCGGTTACGTGTGGCCTGCTGGGAATTGCCGTGGCGTTGGTTCTGACACGTTTCAAGCAATACATCATCTCTGGCCTCACGCTGCTGGTAGCTCTTTCTGGTGCCGTTGTCGTGGGGCAAGAAGGTTGGGTGCAGTACCAGAAGTTCGACCGTTTCCTGTCGAACGAATCGATTGTCTACGGCAAACAACAAGGCGAGATGCAATTGGGTTTGTGCAGGGTTAGCATTCCCAAGTCACACCAAACCGGTTCCCTCGAATCCCCCTCGGTAATCCATTGGGAATTCGAAGAGAAGCCTGAAGATCACGTCATGCTGATGGAGGTGAAGTCGAAAGAAGAGAAGGAATTTTTCGATATGCTGCGGCAACGGGCCGCAGAGTCTCCGCATAACGATTTGTTAATCTTCATCCATGGCTACAACGTCACCTTCGAAGACGCAGCCCGTCGCACGGCTCAGATCGCGCACGACCTCGAATTCCAAGGTGCCCCGGTCTTCTTCAGCTGGCCTTCGCAAGGAGAGCTGCTAGGCTACGTGACCGATCGTTCCAACTCGTTCTGGACAGCTTCGCACCTCAAAGACTTCCTCCTGAAGGTTCACCAGCAAAGCGGCGCCCAATCGATTCACCTGATCGCGCACAGCATGGGCAATCGCGCCTTTGGGGCTGCAATTGAGTCGCTAGCGGCGGATCTCGATCAGAACCAGAAGGTCTTCAACGAAGTCATCTTGGCCGCGCCGGACGTGGATGCCCGTGTCTTCACGGAAGAAATCGCCCCGAAGCTAACCGGCATGTCCCAGCATGTCACACTTTATGCTTCCCAAAATGACTTAGCCTTAAAAGCCTCGCGGGCCGTCAACGGTTATCCACGGGCTGGCGATGTCGGTGCGAACATCTTGATCCTCAACGGGATCGATACCATCGACGTGACGAAGATCGATACGAGCCTGCTAGGCCACGCGTACTACGGCGACAACAAATCGGTGATCAGCGACATCTATGCCCTGATGCAAAAAGCCCGCTCGCCTCGCGAACGAAAATGGTTGCTCGACATGGCAGGCCCCAGCGGCATGTATTGGTACTTCGATCCACAATACAACGTAATGACCCAAAACCCCAACGCTCCCCCAGTACGTTAG